A section of the Salvelinus namaycush isolate Seneca unplaced genomic scaffold, SaNama_1.0 Scaffold454, whole genome shotgun sequence genome encodes:
- the LOC120041371 gene encoding palmitoleoyl-protein carboxylesterase notum1a-like, with the protein MDNFMTQIKNLAQSLYPCSAQKLDQDMRLHFLDNSSATCNDGSPAGYYIRDSKGSRRWLIFLEGGWYCFNRQTCDTRYQTMRRLMSSLKWPRTRTGTGILSPQPEENPYWWNANMVFIPYCSSDAWSGASAKTDQSDYAFMGSVIIKEVVNELLTKGLDSAKVLLLAGSSAGGTGVLLNVDRVAEHLESRGHREIQVRGLADSGWFLDNKQYRSTDCHSTISCDPTEAIRRGIRYWGSVVPESCRQTHIGEEWNCFFGYKVYPTLKSPVFVVQWLFDEAQLTVDNIHLTGHPVHEGQWRYIQNLGNELRNTLKDVPALFAPACLSHEVITRNYWMDIQVKGTSLPRALHCWDRGLHDNNLHQRSSNNTHSNNPNPTPNKALPPASPPRGCPLRLIDSCPWPHCNPTCPTIRDQITGQEMSVIQFLKHMGFDVAKMAQQQGMDAGKLLGMLNNGN; encoded by the exons ACGTGTAACGATGGATCCCCAGCTGG GTACTACATCAGGGACTCTAAAGGCAGCAGGAGGTGGCTGATATTCCTGGAGG gtggatggtACTGTTTCAACAGACAGACTTGTGACACCAGGTACCAGACAATGAGGAGACTCATGAGCTCCCTCAAGTGGCCACGCACCAGAACAG GTACAGGTATTCTGTCTCCTCAACCAGAGGAGAACCCCTATTGGTGGAATGCCAACATGGT gttcatCCCATACTGCTCTAGTGATGCCTGGAGTGGAGCCTCAGCAAAGACTGACCAAA GTGACTATGCGTTCATGGGCTCAGTGATCATTAAGGAGGTGGTTAATGAGCTGCTTACTAAAGGACTGGACAGCGCTAAGGTCCTGCTACTGGCTGGGAGCAG tGCGGGGGGTACAGGTGTACTCCTGAACGTGGACCGTGTGGCGGAGCACCTGGAGTCCCGGGGACACAGGGAGATTCAGGTCCGGGGTCTGGCTGACTCTGGCTGGTTCCTGGATAACAAGCAGTACAGATCTACAGACTGTCACAGCACCATCAGCTGTGACCCTACTGAGGCTATCAGGAGAGGAATCAG GTACTGgggtagtgtggtgccagagaGCTGCAGACAGACTCACATAGGAGAGGAGTGGAACTGCTTCTTCGGATATAAAGTCTACCCCACACTCAAGA gtccagTGTTTGTGGTCCAGTGGTTATTTGATGAGGCCCAGTTAACAGTAGATAACATCCACCTGACTGGTCATCCGGTCCACGAGGGACAATGGAGATATATACAGAATCTGGGCAACGAGCTGAGGAACACACTCAAAGACGTCcc GGCCCTGTTTGCTCCAGCCTGCCTATCCCACGAGGTCATCACCAGGAA TTACTGGATGGACATCCAAGTCAAAGGAACCTCCCTCCCCAGAGCCCTACACTGCTGGGACCGTGGTCTCCACGACAACAACCTCCACCAAAGATCCTCCAACAACACCCATAGCAACAATCCTAACCCCACCCCCAACAAGGCTCTGCCCCCAGCTTCGCCTCCAAGGGGCTGTCCTCTGCGTCTGATTGACAGCTGCCCCTGGCCTCACTGTAATCCCACCTGTCCCACTATACGGGATCAGATCACCGGACAGGAAATGAGCGTGATCCAGTTCCTGAAACACATGGGGTTTGATGTTGCCAAGATGGCCCAGCAACAGGGCATGGACGCAGGGAAACTGCTGGGGATGCTGAATAACGGGAACTGA